A genomic region of bacterium contains the following coding sequences:
- a CDS encoding DUF374 domain-containing protein, with the protein MRTRDRLLADAAFVAVVALGRTLRFTEEGGAHLAAGRSGGRPVVFALWHNRLLYLGYRLARERLAIMVSRSRDGDLIARVAHDYGIAAVRGSSTRGGAAA; encoded by the coding sequence GTGAGGACCCGGGACCGACTGCTCGCGGACGCCGCCTTCGTCGCGGTCGTCGCGCTCGGCAGGACGCTGCGGTTCACCGAGGAGGGCGGCGCGCACCTGGCCGCCGGGCGTTCGGGGGGGCGGCCCGTCGTCTTCGCGCTCTGGCACAACCGGCTGCTCTACCTCGGCTACCGGCTCGCGCGCGAGCGGCTCGCGATCATGGTCAGCCGCAGCCGGGACGGCGACCTGATCGCGCGCGTGGCGCACGACTACGGGATCGCGGCGGTGCGCGGCTCGAGCACGCGCGGCGGCGCGGCGGC